A single genomic interval of Thermoanaerobacter uzonensis DSM 18761 harbors:
- a CDS encoding peptidase U32 family protein, protein MLELLAPVGDLERLKIAINYGADAVYFGGKHYSLRASVGLTLEEIKEAIKYVRKSGKKAYITINIFPHNEDLEGLPEYIKSVVDLGIDAIILSDPGIFSIVKEVAPEVDVHISTQANNVNYKSALFWHNLGAKRIILARELSLKEIKEIREKTPKTLELEAFVHGAMCISYSGRCLLSNYLTGRDSNKGECAQPCRWKYYLVEEKRPGEYMPIFEDERGTYIMNSKDLCMIEYIPELVEAGVTSFKIEGRNKSAYYVAVVTRAYRKAIDDYLEKGRDYVFDKKLLEEVAKASHRGFTTGFYFGKPGPDAQNYESSKYIRTHDFVGIVKEYDPNRGIAVVEQRNRMFVGDKIEIMGPKVEFEQQIEKMWDEEGNEIEVAPHPQMIVKIPVKYPVEEFFILRREIKN, encoded by the coding sequence ACATTATAGTTTAAGGGCTTCTGTTGGTTTGACCCTTGAAGAGATAAAAGAGGCAATAAAGTATGTGAGGAAAAGTGGAAAAAAAGCATATATTACTATAAATATCTTTCCCCACAATGAGGATTTGGAAGGATTGCCTGAATACATTAAATCAGTCGTTGACCTTGGCATAGATGCTATTATTCTTTCTGACCCAGGGATTTTTTCTATTGTAAAAGAAGTAGCTCCTGAAGTAGATGTTCATATAAGTACGCAAGCAAATAATGTGAATTATAAAAGTGCTCTGTTTTGGCATAATTTAGGTGCAAAAAGAATAATTCTGGCAAGGGAACTATCTTTAAAGGAAATAAAAGAAATAAGAGAGAAAACACCAAAAACTTTAGAATTAGAGGCATTTGTCCATGGAGCTATGTGCATTTCTTACTCAGGAAGGTGCCTTTTAAGTAATTACCTTACAGGAAGAGATTCTAATAAAGGAGAATGTGCACAACCTTGCCGGTGGAAATATTATCTTGTAGAAGAAAAAAGGCCAGGAGAGTATATGCCCATTTTCGAAGATGAAAGGGGCACATATATTATGAATTCTAAAGACCTATGCATGATAGAGTACATTCCGGAACTTGTTGAGGCTGGAGTTACAAGCTTTAAAATTGAGGGAAGAAACAAGAGTGCTTACTATGTTGCTGTAGTGACAAGGGCTTACAGAAAGGCGATTGACGATTACCTTGAAAAAGGAAGAGATTATGTTTTTGACAAAAAACTTCTTGAAGAGGTTGCTAAAGCAAGTCACAGAGGATTTACCACGGGGTTTTATTTTGGCAAACCAGGTCCTGATGCTCAAAATTATGAGTCTTCAAAATATATCCGGACTCATGATTTTGTAGGAATTGTAAAAGAATATGACCCAAACAGGGGAATTGCTGTTGTAGAGCAAAGAAATAGGATGTTTGTGGGAGATAAAATTGAGATTATGGGTCCTAAAGTAGAGTTTGAGCAGCAAATTGAAAAAATGTGGGATGAAGAAGGAAATGAGATTGAGGTAGCTCCCCATCCTCAAATGATAGTAAAAATTCCTGTAAAGTATCCTGTAGAAGAATTTTTTATACTGCGTCGAGAAATTAAAAATTAG